The window GGTCAGATCCACCGCGACAAAGAGCACCACCGCAACCACGGCACCGATAAAAACACCCAGACCAAGACGTACGTCGGGGGGCTGGCGGGTTTTTCTGCCTCGCTTCGGGTTCCTTCTGGATGTATCTGTCCCGGGGGTTTTTTTCATGGCATTCTCGAACGATCAGGCCCGCGCGGCGACTCCTGCAAAATCTCCAGAAGAGCCGGGTCTATCCCCAGACGGCGGACAAAATCGGGTTGTGCCTCCAGCAGAAGACGACGGGCCCGTTCCTGCTCGTCGTGATTCACCCGATGGATTCGAACCCCCTGGCGGACCAGCTCCCGCCGGGCCGCTTCCTGGGCTTCGGCGGCGGCGCGCCGCTGCTTTTGCACCTCTTCCTCCCAGAGAGTGCGAAAAAGGTCTTGCTCTTCGGCAGTAAAAGATTCCCAGACCCGCCGGCTCACCAGGGGGATATACTGGGGCATGTACTGGAAATCCTCCAGGGCAAACTGAACGCCCCGTTCCCAAAGCCGCCCGGAGCGTACCGTCTCGAAGGTGGTCAGAAGCCCGTCCATTTGGCCCCGTTCCAGCCGTCGGGGCACTTCCCCCCAGGCGATGGTTACCGGCTGAGCCCCCAGCTCGGCAATGCGCAGCTCGTTGGCAAGCCCCCCGGCAACGCGGATCACCTGGCCCTGCAGGTCGGCGTAGTTCTGCACCGGGCCCTGGCGGAAAAAGAGGTGCCCGTGACCCAGGTCAAACCAGCGTCCGGGAACCACCACAGGCAGGCGAGCCTCAAGGCGGCGATTTATCGCTGCTCCCAGGGGGCCATCGGCGTGATGATGAACAACCGCGAGGTCTCGCCCAAAAAACTCCGGGAGCAGAAAAACCGCTACGTCCGGCACAAACCGGTCAAGCTGCCACGTTCCGGGAACGCCCATCTCCAGGGCACCCCGGTGAAGCGCCTCAACAACGTCGCTGTCGCGAAAAAGCTCCCCCGAGGGAAAGACCTCGGCTGCGATGGCACCCTCCGTCTCGTTTCGCAGGCGTCGGGCAAACTCCTGGACCGCCAGGACCTGGACGTGGCTCGGGGCGTTTTCCAGGGATATCCGAAACTGTCGGGGCGTCCGGGCCGACAGGGTCGGACCATTCCAGAAGAGCGCCTGAATGATCAGGACCAGGAGGATCCTGCCCGGTGAAAGAGTTCGTGCTGTTCTCACCATTCCAATTCTGAACCTCCCCGGGGGTTCTTGCAAGGCTCTTCGTCGCCTTTATAGCAAGGGTATTCCCGCCTCCTGGCAGGCCCGAGCCATCTCCCGGGGCCAGAGCCCCGATTGGATCTCACCTATGTGGGCCTTGCGCAGATAAAACATGCAGAGCCGGGACTGACCGATCCCCCCACCGATCGAGGCCGGCAGTTCTCCTGCCAGAAGTCGCCGGTGAAAATAGAGCTCCCGCCGATCGGTGGCTCCCGATATCTCGAGCTGCCGCTCCAGCGCCGCCGGGTCCACCCTGATTCCCATGGAGGAGAGCTCCAGGGGAATATCCAGGACCGCATCGTAGACCAGGATATCTCCGTTGAGGCCCCGATAGCCCGGTTCGATCTCGGTGGTCCAGTCGTCGTAGTCGGGGGCGCGTCCGTCGTGGGGGGGGAGGTCTCCCAGGGGAGCTCCGATTCCCATGATAAAGACTGCACCGTGGTCACGGCAGAGCTGGAGTTCCCGTTCCTTGGGAGAAAGCCCGGGATAGCGCCGGGCCAGGTCCAGGGCGTGAACAATCGTGATCTCCCGTGGCAACTCCGGGAGAAGCTCCTCATACTCGTGACAGATGTAGCGCTCGGTTCGGCGGATGACATCGTAGACCGTCCGGACAACCCGCTCCAGCGTGGCCCGGGTTCGTTCTTCGGGCTCCAGCGCCAGCTCCCAATCCCACTGATCCACATAGAGGGAGTGGATGTTGTCCATGGTATCGTCGGGACGGACGGCGTTCATATCAGCGTAGAGCCCTTCCCCCGGGGAAAATCCCAGGTCAGCCAGGGCAAGACGCTTCCATTTGGCCAGGGACTGAACGATCTCGGCCTCTTCGTTGCCCAGGCCTCCCACCTGGAACCGCACAGGACGCTCAACGCCGTTCAAATCGTCGTTGATCCCCTGGTGGGCGCGCACAAAGAGGGGTGCTGTGACGCGGACCAGGTTCAGCTCGTAGGCCAGACTGGTCTGAAAGGCCTCCTTGATCTTCTGGATTGCCCGTTCGGTGTGACGAGGATCCAGAAGGGGTCGGTACCCGGGTGGTACAATAAGGGTAGACAGGGAACTCTCCATGGGAAGAGTGTATCATAACGGCCCCCGTTACGTTTACCTTCCCCGGCCGTTGCGATAGATTTGGAGGTACCATGAACCAGCCCGTGCTATGCCGAATTCTTGCAATCGGCCTCTTGATCGGTTTTTTTTCCGCTTCCCCGGCGAAGGCGTCGGAACCACCCCGCCCCACCGTGGCGGTGGTTCTGGCAGGAGGAGGAGCCCTGGGCTTTGCCCATGTGGGTGTCCTGGAGGCGATCGAGGCCCTGGGAATCCCCGTGGATATCGTGGCGGGCACCAGTATCGGCAGCATCGTGGGGGCCTTCTACGCTGCAGGCTATCGGGCAGACCAGATGGTGGCAATCACCGAAACCACCGACTGGAACGAAGTTCTCTTTGACGCCCCCGACCGGCTTCAGCTGGGCTACACCGACCGTCGACAGCGCCGGGCTTTCCGGGGATCAATCAAGTTTCGCGAGGGCGAGTTGCTCCTGCCCTCGGGAATGTCCAGCGCCCAGAGGGTGGTGGAATACCTGGACGATCTTCTTCGCGCCCAGGCCCTGACCGATTCCTTTCTGGATCTTCCCCGGCAACTTGCCATTGTTGCTGCTGATTTGCTGACGGGAGAACAGGTGGTCTTCACCGAGGGAGACCTGAAAACGGCGATCCGGGCCAGCTTTTCCGTGCCCGGAGCGTTTAACCCCGTCTATTATCAGGGACGCTATCTGGTGGACGGGGGAATCATCAACAACGTTCCCGTGGATGTGGCACGCAACCTGGGTGCCGATATCGTGATCACCGTGAACCTCAGCGCCATGCGGAACAAACCCGAGGAACTGCGCTCGATCAGCAATATTCTGGATCAATCCATGCTGATCATGCGCAAGGAGATGCTCGACGAGCACCTGGCTCTCTCGGATCTGATAATCAGTCCCGACGTGGAAGGGCTGGGTCCCGCCGATTTCTCCCAGGCTTCGCTGCTGATTCAACGGGGCCGCGAGGCGGCTCAAAACCAGTGGGACGAGCTTGAGCAACTCGCCCTGGAGATTCGCAAGACCCGGGGTTTTCCAGAACCTCTGACCAGCCGGCCCGAAGCTGATCAACCACTGCGGATAGGCTCGGCGCGCTACGAAGTGCCCCCCATCATCCTGGAGTCGACCCGCCAGTTCAACCCGGGAGCCTATCTGCTTCTGGAGGAACTTGTCGAATCTCTTGCCGGGACCGAGACCACCGTGAGCGGACTTCAGGAGGCGGTCTACGGGCTCTACCACACGGGGCTTTTCCGTTCCATCTCCTACGATGTGACGGGTGGGTCCGAGGTGATGATCCTGGCCTCACCCGAAGAGATTCCCAGCTCGTCCCTCTCTGTGGGGGTGGGGTTGCGGGGCCAGTTGATCGAAAACTCCCTGGGCATGGCCATGACCCACCTGCGCTACACCTACGATCCCGGCGACGGCGCCCCCCGATGGATCCTGGAGGGCTGGCTCGCACGCAGCACCAGCCTTCGGGCAGCCCTGGAGCGACCTGTTACTCCCTGGTTTTTTATCACCCCCGCCGTCTACGCTCTGGCGGAGAATATGCCCTTCTACGATGGCCGATCGGTGGAATCCTTCTATCTGCGGCGGCGCTTCGGCGCCGAGCTGGGGGTCTCCGCCAGGATCAGCAAGAACTGGCAGTTCCGGGCCGCCGCTTTTGCCGAGTGGCTCACCTTGCAGCGCCTCGAGGGCAGCCGTATCGATGAGTTCGACTTTGAGGGAAGCGCCCGCTACGGCGGCCGATTCGAGTTCGACCGGGACACGCTGGATCGGGACCTCTTTCCCCGGCGCGGATCGGAGACACGCATCGCCCACCGAATCCACTGGGACGAAGAACAAGAGAAGTTTGTTCACCTGGGCACGCTCTCGGCCCGACGCTACTGGACGCCCCTGCGGCACGTCACCCTCCAGATGCTTGCCCGCGGAGGGTCCGATTCCTCCACGGGTGCGGCTGTCTACGAGCGTTTCTTTCTGGGCGGGGTGGAGAACTGGTACGGCTACTACTACCACGAGCTTCAGGCCCGCCATTTTGCCGTGGCCGGGGCCGACGGGCGCCTTGCCGTGGGGCGGCTCCCCCTGGGTGTGGGCGACCGGATCTATCTGGTGGCGGGTGGTCAGTACGGGGGAATTCATTCGGAACAGCCCGAGACGTTCCGGGAAGACGCCGATTACCGCTGGGGCCTTCACGCGGGACTGGCCCTGAACACCATCCTGGGAGCGCTTCACATCGGAACGGCCGTGAACAGCGAGGGCCGGGTCATGACCTTTATCGAACTGGGCCCGGCCTACACCATGGAAGGAACCGGCTACGACTGGTAGGGTCTCTCGCCGGGCACCACCACCAGGCTCAAGGGCGAGGCCGGATACAAACGGGGAACCCCCTCCTGGTCCACAGCGCGGCCCCAGCCGCACCGGGCCTCATCGCGCCGGGAGAGAGGGGCCGCCTCCGGTCCGAGCCGACTGATCACGCCGATCCGGCTGATCCGGGTGATGACAAAGATATTGGGGTGATCCCACCCCTCGCGAAGCGTGCCGTGAGTAAAAAGAAACCGGCCCGGCTCGTCCAGGGACGAGAGCCCCTGCCGGTCCCGGAGAATCTCCTTCAGCACCCCTTCGTCAGTGCAACCCGGCGTAGCCGAGAGCCCCCCCTTTCGTGGTTTCGGGTTCATCCAGAGACCGCTCCTGGGATCGCGGGGAAAGTAGCCCCGGGCCGTATCGTCCGTGGCCAGAGACCGAAGGTACAGCCCGTAGGGGTCGTGGCTCTCCATCTTCTCCAGGAGAGAATCGCGTTGCCGCCGGTATTCCTCTTGGAAAAAAAGCAGGCAGGGCCCCATCTCCCGGGGATCCCGGGGGTCGAAATACAGGCCTGTATCGTCCAGAAAAATCAGGGACAGGACCTTTACCCCCCGGTAAAAGAGTTCCTGCTCACGCCGCAGATGGATCTCGATCACCCTGCTGATCCGGGCCGACCAGCAGGCCTCCCGAGCCTGGACCACCTCCAGCGGTTTCAGGAGCCCCCTGTCCCGGGCAGCCTGCCCATCCAGACGGTAGACCGGCCGCAGGGCCTCGCGATGAAGCGATGAGATCAGAACCTCCAGGGAGGGATGCAGCACCTCCAGAACAGCCCGCACCCGCCGGGCACTTTTCTGGTGCGGCTCCTTGAAGAACACCACCGGACGGGTGGCCTGAATCACCTCCAAAGCGCTGCGCGACTGAAACCGGTCCTGCACCTGAGACAGCTGCCGATGGTCCCTGCGGGACGACGAAATATCCTGGACAGTTGCCACCATCACGGAAACTCCCCCCTCAAGAGCGAAGGCCTGAATACGGTGCATCTCTCGGGGAGCATATCCAAAAAACCGGAGCCTGCGATGATAGATCGCGCAGAGATGATCCGCCGAGCGCTTCAGAGTATCCAGAACCTTCTCTTTTAGCTCTTGCGAGGGAACCAGAACGACAAAGGTTCGCTGGCC of the Alkalispirochaeta americana genome contains:
- the dctP gene encoding TRAP transporter substrate-binding protein DctP, yielding MVRTARTLSPGRILLVLIIQALFWNGPTLSARTPRQFRISLENAPSHVQVLAVQEFARRLRNETEGAIAAEVFPSGELFRDSDVVEALHRGALEMGVPGTWQLDRFVPDVAVFLLPEFFGRDLAVVHHHADGPLGAAINRRLEARLPVVVPGRWFDLGHGHLFFRQGPVQNYADLQGQVIRVAGGLANELRIAELGAQPVTIAWGEVPRRLERGQMDGLLTTFETVRSGRLWERGVQFALEDFQYMPQYIPLVSRRVWESFTAEEQDLFRTLWEEEVQKQRRAAAEAQEAARRELVRQGVRIHRVNHDEQERARRLLLEAQPDFVRRLGIDPALLEILQESPRGPDRSRMP
- the asnA gene encoding aspartate--ammonia ligase, whose product is MESSLSTLIVPPGYRPLLDPRHTERAIQKIKEAFQTSLAYELNLVRVTAPLFVRAHQGINDDLNGVERPVRFQVGGLGNEEAEIVQSLAKWKRLALADLGFSPGEGLYADMNAVRPDDTMDNIHSLYVDQWDWELALEPEERTRATLERVVRTVYDVIRRTERYICHEYEELLPELPREITIVHALDLARRYPGLSPKERELQLCRDHGAVFIMGIGAPLGDLPPHDGRAPDYDDWTTEIEPGYRGLNGDILVYDAVLDIPLELSSMGIRVDPAALERQLEISGATDRRELYFHRRLLAGELPASIGGGIGQSRLCMFYLRKAHIGEIQSGLWPREMARACQEAGIPLL
- a CDS encoding patatin-like phospholipase family protein, which produces MNQPVLCRILAIGLLIGFFSASPAKASEPPRPTVAVVLAGGGALGFAHVGVLEAIEALGIPVDIVAGTSIGSIVGAFYAAGYRADQMVAITETTDWNEVLFDAPDRLQLGYTDRRQRRAFRGSIKFREGELLLPSGMSSAQRVVEYLDDLLRAQALTDSFLDLPRQLAIVAADLLTGEQVVFTEGDLKTAIRASFSVPGAFNPVYYQGRYLVDGGIINNVPVDVARNLGADIVITVNLSAMRNKPEELRSISNILDQSMLIMRKEMLDEHLALSDLIISPDVEGLGPADFSQASLLIQRGREAAQNQWDELEQLALEIRKTRGFPEPLTSRPEADQPLRIGSARYEVPPIILESTRQFNPGAYLLLEELVESLAGTETTVSGLQEAVYGLYHTGLFRSISYDVTGGSEVMILASPEEIPSSSLSVGVGLRGQLIENSLGMAMTHLRYTYDPGDGAPRWILEGWLARSTSLRAALERPVTPWFFITPAVYALAENMPFYDGRSVESFYLRRRFGAELGVSARISKNWQFRAAAFAEWLTLQRLEGSRIDEFDFEGSARYGGRFEFDRDTLDRDLFPRRGSETRIAHRIHWDEEQEKFVHLGTLSARRYWTPLRHVTLQMLARGGSDSSTGAAVYERFFLGGVENWYGYYYHELQARHFAVAGADGRLAVGRLPLGVGDRIYLVAGGQYGGIHSEQPETFREDADYRWGLHAGLALNTILGALHIGTAVNSEGRVMTFIELGPAYTMEGTGYDW
- a CDS encoding DEAD/DEAH box helicase family protein, which gives rise to MIPSVFLEEPHHREALDALIGGAETSSRIALEMERGTGSTYCAVRFIFELHRRRGQRTFVVLVPSQELKEKVLDTLKRSADHLCAIYHRRLRFFGYAPREMHRIQAFALEGGVSVMVATVQDISSSRRDHRQLSQVQDRFQSRSALEVIQATRPVVFFKEPHQKSARRVRAVLEVLHPSLEVLISSLHREALRPVYRLDGQAARDRGLLKPLEVVQAREACWSARISRVIEIHLRREQELFYRGVKVLSLIFLDDTGLYFDPRDPREMGPCLLFFQEEYRRQRDSLLEKMESHDPYGLYLRSLATDDTARGYFPRDPRSGLWMNPKPRKGGLSATPGCTDEGVLKEILRDRQGLSSLDEPGRFLFTHGTLREGWDHPNIFVITRISRIGVISRLGPEAAPLSRRDEARCGWGRAVDQEGVPRLYPASPLSLVVVPGERPYQS